In the genome of Hemitrygon akajei unplaced genomic scaffold, sHemAka1.3 Scf000138, whole genome shotgun sequence, one region contains:
- the LOC140723808 gene encoding uncharacterized protein has product MAHQQIHTRERPFTCSDCGKGFTCSSQLKVHQRVHTGERAFTCSDCGKGFSCSSQLKVHQRVHTGERPFSCSDCGMGFICSSNLKVHQSVHTGERPFTCSDCGNGFTQSSKLKIHQRVHSGERPFTCSDCGKGFTQSSQLKVHQRVHTGERPFSCSDCGMGFICSSNLKVHQSVHTGERPFTCSDCGKGFTQSSKLKIHQRVHTGERPFTCSDCGKGFTQSSQLKVHQRVHTGERPFTCSDCGKGFTQSSQLKVHQRVHTGERPFSCSDCGMGFICSSNLKVHQSVHTGERPFTCSDCGKGFTRSSQVKIHQRVHSGERPFTCSDCGKGFARSSKLKIHQRVHTGERPFTCSDCGKGFTRLSSLIAHQQVHNREWLFTCSDCGKGFTQLSQLKVHQRVHSGERSFTCSECGKGFTRSSNLQAHQSVHTGERPFTCSECGKGFTQSYKLKEHQRVHTGEKPFTCSECGKGFTQSSHLQAHLSVHTGERPYICLDCGK; this is encoded by the coding sequence atggctcaccagcaaattcacaccagggagcggccgttcacctgctcagactgtgggaagggattcacttgctcatctcaactgaaggtacatcagagagttcacactggagagagggcgttcacctgctcagactgtgggaagggattcagttgctcatctcaattgaaggtacatcaacgagttcacaccggggagaggccgttcagctgctcagactgtgggatgggattcatttgctcatctaatttgaaggtacaccaatcagttcacactggagagaggcctttcacctgctcagactgtgggaacggattcactcagtcatctaaactgaagatacatcagagagttcactctggagagaggccattcacctgctcagactgtgggaagggattcactcagtcatctcaactgaaggtacatcagcgagttcacactggagagaggccgttcagctgctcagactgtgggatgggattcatttgctcatctaatttgaaggtacaccaatcagttcacactggagagaggcctttcacctgctcagactgtgggaagggattcactcagtcatctaaactgaagatacatcagagagttcacactggagagaggccattcacctgctcagactgtgggaagggattcactcagtcatctcaactgaaggtacatcagcgagttcacactggagagaggccattcacctgctcagactgcgggaagggattcactcagtcatctcaactgaaggtacatcagcgagttcacactggagagaggccattcagctgctcagactgtgggatgggattcatttgctcatctaatttgaaggtacaccaatcagttcacactggagagaggccattcacctgctcagactgtgggaagggattcactcggtcatctcaagtgaagatacatcagagagttcactctggagagaggccattcacctgctcagactgtgggaagggattcgctcggtcatctaaactgaagatacatcagagagttcacactggagaaaggccattcacttgctcagactgtgggaagggattcactcgtttGTCCTCCCTAATtgctcaccagcaagttcacaacagggagtggctgttcacctgctcggactgtgggaagggattcactcagttatctcaactgaaggtacatcagcgagttcactctggggagaggtcattcacctgctcagagtgtgggaaaggattcactcggtcatccaacctacaagcacaccagtcagttcacacaggggagagaccattcacctgctcagagtgtgggaagggattcactcagtcatataaactgaaggaacatcagcgagttcacactggggagaagccgttcacctgctcagagtgtgggaaaggattcactcagtcatcccacctacaagcGCAcctgtcagttcacactggggagagaccgtacatctgcttagactgtgggaaatgA